Below is a window of Synechococcus sp. RSCCF101 DNA.
GTGGTGCCGCGCACGATCGAGTCGTCGATGACCACGACCCGCTGGTCGTGCAGCACATCGGGCAGGGGATTGAGCTTCACCCGGATGCCGGCCTCCCGCATGGCCTGGGTGGGCTGGATGAAGGTCCGGCCCACATAGCGGTTCTTGATCAGGCCGTCGGCGAAGGGAATGCCGCTCTCCTGGGAATAGCCGATGGCAGCCGGGATGCCTGAATCGGGCACACCGATCACGATGTCCGCCTCCACAGAGGCCTCCCGGGCGAGGATCTGACCGATGCGATTGCGGTAGCTGTACAGCGACTCGCCGAAGAAACGGCTGTCGGGACGCGCGAAGTAGATCATCTCGAACACGCACAGCTTCGTCGGTTCCTCGATCCAGCGGTGGCGCTCGGGATGGGGGTCTCCGGCGCGGAAGTGAATCAGTTCGCCGGGGGCCACGTCATCGACGCAGCTGGCGCCGAGGATGTCGAGCCCGCAGGTTTCGCTGCTCACGATCCACTGGCCCAGGTGCCGTTCGCCCAGATGGCCGAACACGAGCGGGCGGATGCCGTGACCGTCCCGCAGGGCGAACAGGCCGTCGGGCGTGCCGATCGCCAGGCTGAAGGCACCCTGACAGAGACGGGCGGCAGCGGCGATGGCCTCCGGCCAGCCGAGCCCGCCATCCACCGCCTGCTGGAGGGCCAGGGCGATCAGCTCGGAGTCGGTGGTGGAGGTGAACGCCACATCCGCCCCATCCACGGAACGGCGCAGCTGAGCGGCATTGACCAGGTTGCCGTTGTGGGCGAGTGCGAAGGGCCCCAGGCGCGTCATCAGCACCACCGGCTGTGCATTGCACAGCCGGCTGCTGCCGGTGGTGGAGTATCGGTTGTGGCCGATGGCCAGCTCACCGGGCATGCGGGCGAGCACGTCCTGGTCGAAGACCTGGCTGACCAGACCCATGTCCTTGTGCAGCCGGACCCGGTCCTCCTGGAAGACCGCGATGCCAGCCGATTCCTGACCGCGGTGCTGCAGGGAGTAGAGGCCGAAATAGGTCAGATTGGCGACGGCCTCACCCGGAGCCAGCACGGCGAAGACGCCGCAGGCCTCCTCCATGCGATCCGGGCGCTCAGGCCGGTCCTGATGCCCCTTGGCACTGGCGTCAACCGTCACAGAGTGAAGTGAGGCGACCCTGACTGTATGGCTCGCTGCCTCGGAACGGACTTCACGCCTTCATGCGGCGGGGCAGAGCCTGCTCATAACGCTCGGCCATGGCATCGAGATCGAGATCCAGCAGCGCCGTACCGGTCAGGCTCAGCCGCAGGCGGCGCTCGCCGCTGACCGAGCCGATGCAGCAGGCCGGTGGCGCGGCATGATCCGGATCACCGGCGGCCAGAAGGGCCTGCCAGGCCGCCTCCGCAGCAGCCGGAATGCTGACCAGAACGCGGGCACCCCCCTCGGCGAACAGCAGCCGATCGATGCGGCCGGAGGCGCTGGCAAGGTCGATCCCGGCTCCGAGGCCACCGCCGAGGCAGCTTTCCGCCAGGGCCACGGCCAGCCCGCCGTCACTGCAGTCATGGGCGGACGCGAGCAGGCCGCCGGCCGCGGCACGTCGCACGAGAGTCTGCACGCTGCGCTCCAGATCCAGGTCGGGCCGGGGCGGCCGGCCGGTCACCCGGCCGTGCACCGCACTGAGGTAACTGCTGCCGCCAAGGGAGACCCGGTCGTCCTCCTGGGCCTCCAGCGGCACCCCCAGCAGCCAGATCCGATCGCCGGGCGTGCGCCAGGCCAGGCCAACGAGACGCTCCAGATCGTGGACCAGTCCCACCATCCCCACCACCGGCGTTGGATGGATCGGCAGCAGGCTGCCATCAGGCTGGCGGGTCTCGTTGTAGAGTGAGACGTTGCCACCGGTGACGGGCGTCTCCAGGCAGCGGCAGCCCTCCGCCAGCCCTCGGCAGGCCATGGCGAGCTGCCAGTAGCCGGTCGGGGTCTCCGGTGAGGGGAAGTTGAGGTTGTCGGTCACGGCCAGAGGCTCGGCGCCGCAGCAGCTGAGATTGCGGGCCGCCTCCGCCACCGCCGCCATGGCGCCCCGCTCGGGATCGAGGGCCACCCAGCGGTTGGGGCAGTCCACGGTGGCGGCCACACCCCGGCGGGAGGGCTCGGAGGACCCGGGGCCGCACTGGGGCCGCAGCCGCACCACGGCGGCATCGGCTCCTCCCGGCGGGATGACCGTGTTGGCCTGCACCTGATGGTCGTACTGACGCCAGACCCAGCGCTTGCTGGCCACGGTGGGGTCATCCAGAAGGGTCAGCAGCAGATCGTCCCAGCTGCGGGTGCTGGCGTCGCCGGAGGCCGCGACCTCCAGGCCGTGGGTCGAGCAGGGCGGCAGCTGATCCTCGCTCCAGAGCCAGTGCCGACGGATCTCCTCCGGCGGTTCCGCCAGCAGGGTGTGGCTGTTGATGGGCGTGTCATCGGCCAGGGCCGAGGCCGGCACCTCGGCGGCCACGCTCCCGCCCTGGAGCACCCGCACGATGGGCTCCTCCAGCACCCGGCCCACCACGGCGGCCTGCAGGCCCCAGCGACGGAACCGGGCCATCAGCGCCTCCTCGCGGCCGGCGGCCACCACGAAGAGCATGCGCTCCTGCGATTCGGAGAGCAGAAACTCGTAGGCCGACATGCCCCGCTCCCGGGCCGGCACCCGGTCCAGATCGAGTTCGATGCCGACACCGCCGTTGGCGGCCATCTCCGAGCAGCTGCAGGTGAGCCCTGCGGCGCCCATGTCCTGGGCGGCGAGCACATCGCCGCTGGCGAAGGCCTCCAGGCAGGCCTCGATCAGGCCCTTCTCCAGGAAGGGATCCCCCACCTGCACGGCGGGACGATCGTCGAGGGAGGCCTCGCTGAGCTCGGCACTGGCGAAGCTGGCTCCGCCCATCCCATCCCGACCGGTGGTGCTGCCCACGTACACCACCGGGTTGCCGATGCCCACGGCACCGGAGCGGACGATCGACTCGGTCTCCATCAGCCCCAGGGCCATGGCGTTGACCAGGGGGTTGCCGGCATAGGCCGGGTCGAAGCCCACCTCACCGCCGACGGTCGGCACGCCGACGCAGTTGCCGTAATGGGCGATGCCCGCCACCACCCCCTCCACCAGGCCCACGGTGCGCGGATCCTCCAGGGCCCCGAAGCGGAGGGAGTTCAGCAGGGCGATCGGACGGGCCCCCATGGTGAAGATGTCCCGCAGGATGCCCCCGACGCCGGTGGCGGCGCCCTGAAACGGCTCGACGGCGGAGGGATGGTTGTGGCTCTCGATCTTGAACGCCAGGCGCTGGCCTTCCCCGAGGTCCACCACACCGGCGTTCTCGCCGGGGCCCACCAGGATGCGGGGTCCCTCCGTCGGAAAGCCCCGCAGCAGGGGGCGCGAGTTGCGGTAGCAGCAGTGCTCCGACCACATCACGCCGAACATGCCCAGCTCGGCCCGGTTCGGAGGACGGCCAAGCCGCCTGACGATCTCCGCGTGATCGGCCTCGCTGAGCCCCTCCTGGCGCAGGGCATCGGCAAGCACGAAAGCGGGCTCCTGGCTCACGGCGGTCCACCGGTCAGCCTCCACTTTCGCTGAGGGCGGTCAGCGGGTCGGAACCGACGCGGTTGACCGTCTTCAGAGCCAGGGATCGGGGCGATCCCGCGGATCGGGACGGTCCCTGGGGTCATCCTCCTCCCACTCATCCCAGACATCCCGGGCCGGGGGCGGCTCCCGGGCGGGAGCATCCGGTCCGTCCCAGCCGTCGTCGTCCTCCAGCCAGCCCTCCAGCCGGCTGCCGGCCCGCTGGCCGAACTCCTGAACCTGATCCCGCAGGTTGCCGGTGCGGTCGTCGAACTGATCGCGCCAGCGCCGCGAGCGTCGCATCAGCTCCTCCCGCACGCTGGCCCGCACCAGGGGCAGGTCATCAAGACCCTGCAGCGCCGTGGTCACCCGGCCGGGCTGCTGGTCGGTGATGCGTCGGGGGTCGAGGCGCCAGCGGCTGCTGCCGGGGACGCGGGGATCGCTGCGGCTGACGAGGTAATCGATGATCGCTCCATCGGACAGCCGCACGCTGCAGTCGGCGATGGTGCCGATCACCTCGCCACCGGCATCCATCACCGGGGCCAGCAGCAGCGTGGGCAGGCGCTCGAGCGTCTCGTTGTCCGTGCCGGCGCCCTCGCCCCGCACGAAGGCCTCCTGGGTGGTGAGCCCACGCAGCTGGTTCAGCCGCCAGACCCAGCGCTGCTGGCCGAACTGGGACGGGCGGGTGGCCCAGCCGAGCAACCGGTGCACGGGCGGATGCATCCAGGCGATGCAGCCCTGACCCCGGTCCAGCCCCTCCTCGCAGCGCACACGCCGCAGCAGGAGATCGCTGAGCAGCAGGCTCTCGGGCGCCTTCACGTGCGGATCTGGACCGGCATCACCAGGTAGGTGAACCGGGGTTTGTCAGCTTCAGCGCTGAGCACGGCGGGGGTGGTGGCGGTGTTGCACTGCAGCACCACCCGCTCATCGGTCAGGGCCTTGAGTCCCTCGAGCAGATAGCGGACGTTGAAGGCGATCTCGAGCGGCTCGCCTTCGATGCGGGCCGCCAGGGATTCGGCGCCACTGCCCACGTCCTGCGCATCGGCACCGACGCGGAGCACCCCGGCGGCCGGATCGCTGGAGAGGCGCACCACATTGTTGTGCTGATCAGCCAGAACGGCCACCCGTTCCAGAGCCGCCTGCAGGGCCTTGCGGTCCACGAAGATGCGCCGGTTGAACGAGGCCGGAATCAGCTGCCGGTACTGGGGGTAGCTCCCATCCAGGCTGCGGCTGGTGACGACGCGGTCGGCCCAGAGAAAGACCACCTGACCCCGCTCGGAGAAGAGGCTCACGCCGTCCTCGGGCGGCTGGCCGGAGAGCAGGCGCTCCACCTCACGCAGGGACCGGCTCGGCACCGTCAGCTCGAAGGGCTCGTCGGCCGTGGCGGGTTCCGCCACGGCATCCGGAATGGTCTGGACCGCCAGGCGGTGACCGTCGGTGGCGGCCGCCTCCATCGATCGCTCCGTGAGGCTCAGGTGCACGCCGGTGAGCAACTGCTTGGCCTCATCGCCGCTGCTGGCGAAGAGGGTGCTGCGCAGGCCGCCGATCAGGGCCTCGGCGGAGAGTCGGATCGGCACCCCCGATTGCACCAGAGGCAGGTCCGGGAAGTCGTCGGCGGGCATGCCCCGCATCTGGTAAGAGCCGGTGAGGGAGGTGAGCTCCACCGATTCGCCGTCCTCGGAGGCGGTGAGGGTGATCGGGCTGTCCCCGGGCAGCCGGGCGACGATGTCGGAGAAGAGTCGTGCGGGGACCGTCACCGCTCCGCTGCTCTCGACACTGGCGGGCAGAGAGGTCTGAATCCCGAGGCTCAGATCGAAGCCGGTCAGGCTGAGGCGGCCGGTGCCGGCATCGGCGGTGAGCAGCACGTTGGCCAGCACCGGGTGGGTGGGGCGCGAGGCGACAGCCCGTCCCACCAGTTGCAGGCTGCCGTTCAGTTCGATCTGGGAACAGACCAGCTTCATGGTGGGGATGCAGGGGCTGGCGGCGGGCCGCCGAATCGGGCACCACGGTTTCACAGGAGGTGATGCCAGAGCAAGGGTGCCCCGGACCGGCCTGCGATCGCGAGGCCACCGGGAACGACGCGACGGTATCCACTTCCCCAGACCGTGGAAATCCCTACGACTGAATGGTTTGAAGAAGGTCTTGAACAAGAACAAAAACCGCCGTAGCAGGGCCTGGGGAAACGCTGAAAAAAGCAGCTCATCCCCGTTCCGACCGCGATCTGCTCCAGCCGGCGCTGTGGAGACGGAGATGTCGGCTGGGGACGGCCACCCCGCTTTCCCCTGAGTTCACAGAACCCCCAGCCTGTTGAACGGCGCAGACCGAACCAGGCGCCTCAGGCCCGGTCGTTCTCCACGGCCTGGGGAGGGCGTCTTCCGCAGGTTCTCCCCAGCCGGCTCAGAAGCCCATCACGCCGGCCACCACCGGCAGGGTCGGTTCCAGGTCGGTGTGGAAGGCCGCGTCGTTGTTGGCGATGGCGCAGTCGGGGTCCTTGAGCCCGTTGCCCGTGAGCACACACACGACCGTGGCGCCGGATGGCACCTCCTCGGCCCGCTTCAGCAGACCCGCAACGGAGGCGGCACTGGCCGGTTCGCAGAACACACCCTCTTCGCCGCCCAGCAGCTTGTAGGCCGCGATGATCTCCTCATCGGTCACGTCGAGAAAGGCGCCACCGCTCTCGGCCCGCGCCGCCAGCGCCTTCTCCCGGTTCACCGGGTTGCCGATCCGGATTGCTGTGGCGATCGTCTCCGGATGCTCCACCGTGCTGCCCTGCACCAGGGGGGCGGAACCACTGGCCTGGAAGCCCATCATCCTGGGCAGGCTGGAACAGCGGCCGGCCCGCGCGTATTCCTGGAAACCCATCCAGTAGGCGCTGATGTTGCCTGCGTTGCCCATCGGGATGCAGAGCCAGTCCGGCGCCCGTCCCAGGGCATCCACCACCTCGAAAGCGGCGGTCTTCTGGCCCTGAAGCCGGTAGGGATTGACCGAGTTGACCAGGGTGACCGGATAGCTGGCCGCCATCTCCTGGACGATGCTGAGGGCGCGATCGAAGTTGCCGCGGATGGCCAGCACCTCGGCTCCGTAGACCAGCGCCTGGGCCAGCTTGCCCTGGGCCACATAGCCATCGGGAATCAGCACGAACGCCCTCAGACCGCCACGGCGGGCGTAGGCCGCGGCCGCGGCCGAGGTGTTGCCGGTGCTGGCGCAGATCACCGCCTCGCAGCCGGCCTCCTTGGCCTTGCTGATGGCCATGGTCATGCCACGGTCCTTGAAGGAGCCCGTGGGATTGAGGCCGTCGTATTTCAGGTGCACCGTCACGCCACGGCCGATGCGCGCGGCCACGGCCGGAGCGGGGATCAGGGGGGTGGCTCCCTCCCGCAGCGTGATCACGGGAGTGGCTTCGCTCACCGGAAGCCAGGAGCGGTAGGCCTCGATCAGACCGGGCCAGTCGGCTGGGGACGGAGCAGCGGCCCTCCCCCATTGCCGAAGAAGCGGGGACAACCAGGACACCACGGCGCGCACGTCGGTGCGGCCGAATCTAGGGTGCGCTGCCCTCCGGATCCGAGGCGGCATCAGGGCCGGGGCCGGCATCGGTCCCGGAGCTGGAGTCCGGCGACTCGATCCCACCCCGCAGACCGTCGAGGGGCGATTCACTGAAGAACCGCACCAGTTCAGCGATCGAGCTGGCCTTGCGGATCACGCCCATCAGTGCCGGGATGTTCACCTCCATGTCGTCGGTGGGGTAGGCCTTGAGCCATCCCACCGGCGTCAGCCGGCCCTCCCCGTTGTCCAGGCCGAGGATCACTGCGGCCCGGAAGGCCGGAACACCGGACCGCGGACTGTTGAGTGGATACACGATCTGGGCGACCCGCTCGATGATGGCGGTGCCGATGCGTGTGTTCATCAGCCGACTGGTGAGCACCAGGGGGAGGCTGATGCCCTGATTGAGCAGGCCGGAGACGGTCTCGGGGTCCTGATTGCTGAAGCGCAGCACGTCCGCGAGCAGGCCCCGTGCCTGGCCGGTCTCGGCCAGGTGCTCGAGATCCGCCACGGGGATGGAGCGGCGGAAGGCGCCACTGACGAAGGCCACCCGTTCCGCGGCACGGCTGGGCAGTGCCTGGCTCAGGCTCAGACCCAGAAGCATCGCCAGAAGAGGAGCGGCGACAGCGCGGCGGGCGCGTGATGTGGGCACGGTGCTCTCGCTCACGGCGCTGACCAGCGATGGGCCCGACATTACGAGGCCAGACGGGCGGGAGCCATGGCCGGGTGCTGCAGCTGGGGATCCACGAGCACGTCGCGCACCAGCCGCACCAGACCACGCTCGGCCAGCCCCCGGGCCACATCGAATCCCATCCGCCGCACATCCGGCTCCCGCAGCAGCCGGGGCAGACGGCTGAGCAGCAGCCGGGGCTCGAAGCCGGGCAGCTGGGTCAGGATCCGCAGGAGCTGCTGAATCGGTTCCAGATCGAGCAGGGGGTCGCTGAGGCTGCCCTGCAGAGCCCGTCGCAGAGCCGGAGGTTGCCAGGCATCGGGCAGCCGCCGGCTGACGGTCTGGAGCGTGCGCCAGCCCAGGGCATCCATGCGATCCACCACGGCATCCACCAGCTGGCGTCGCAACAGGCCGCCGCGGGGGGAGAAGAGGAAATCGAGAACCTGGTCCACGAGGGTGTCGAGATCCAGGTCCTCCTGCCGGGCGGCACTGGCGATCAGGTTCTCGAGGCGCTGCCAGAGGAAGGTGTCTCCATCGAAGAGCATGTCCTTGAGGCTGCGGCGCAGCTCCGGATCGGGATCCTCCATCAGTCGGCGGGCGAAATAGGGATAGGCGGCGCCGAGGATCTTGAAGTCGGGATCCACACTCAGGGCAATGCCTTCCAGCGTCACCAGGGACCGGATGATCAGGGCGTAGTAGGGCGGGACCCGGAAGGGGAATTTGTACATCACGCCGGAGAGATCGTCGGTCACCGCCTTGAAATCCATCCGGCTCACGCCCATCTCCAGAGCCTGGGCGAACACGGTCTCGAAGGCCGGCACAATCGGTTCGAGATTCACATCTTCCGCCAGAAATCCGAGCTTGACGAAATCTGTTGACAGAGCTGGGAAATTCCGGTTGACCAGATGGACCACTGCCTGGATCAGGCCGGTACGCGATTCACGCGTCACCTGGCTCATCATGCCGAAGTCCAGATAGGCCAGTCGACCATCTGCCAGAGCCAGAAGATTGCCGGGGTGGGGGTCGGCGTGGAAGAAGCCATGCTCCAGCAGCTGCTGCAGGCTGCAGCTGACGCCGATCTCCACCATGCGATCGGGATCGATGCCCAGGTTGCGGACCTGCTCAAGATTGGTGAGCTTCACCCCGTCGATCCATTCCATCGTGAGTACCCTGCGGCTCGTGGCGTGGTGATAGATGCGCGGGACAGCGATCGAAGCATTGTGGCTGTGCAGGTC
It encodes the following:
- a CDS encoding AarF/ABC1/UbiB kinase family protein; this encodes MGPTAVDITEGRSSGGKPEISDFIEASGLLQYDPAAITRLYAGHPRRLLRRLWQTLVPIGLFLLGVLGDRLSGRLRQPERARARARECAALLVQMGPAFIKAGQALSTRPDIVPPVLLEELAQLQDQLPGFDSALAMACIEEDLGAPVDELFEQLDREPISAASLGQVHRGVLRDGQSVAVKVQRPGLREQITLDLYIVRLIAGWLKRNIGAIRSDLVALIDELGTRVFEEMDYLNEAANAERFRDLHSHNASIAVPRIYHHATSRRVLTMEWIDGVKLTNLEQVRNLGIDPDRMVEIGVSCSLQQLLEHGFFHADPHPGNLLALADGRLAYLDFGMMSQVTRESRTGLIQAVVHLVNRNFPALSTDFVKLGFLAEDVNLEPIVPAFETVFAQALEMGVSRMDFKAVTDDLSGVMYKFPFRVPPYYALIIRSLVTLEGIALSVDPDFKILGAAYPYFARRLMEDPDPELRRSLKDMLFDGDTFLWQRLENLIASAARQEDLDLDTLVDQVLDFLFSPRGGLLRRQLVDAVVDRMDALGWRTLQTVSRRLPDAWQPPALRRALQGSLSDPLLDLEPIQQLLRILTQLPGFEPRLLLSRLPRLLREPDVRRMGFDVARGLAERGLVRLVRDVLVDPQLQHPAMAPARLAS
- a CDS encoding RNA methyltransferase, with the protein product MKAPESLLLSDLLLRRVRCEEGLDRGQGCIAWMHPPVHRLLGWATRPSQFGQQRWVWRLNQLRGLTTQEAFVRGEGAGTDNETLERLPTLLLAPVMDAGGEVIGTIADCSVRLSDGAIIDYLVSRSDPRVPGSSRWRLDPRRITDQQPGRVTTALQGLDDLPLVRASVREELMRRSRRWRDQFDDRTGNLRDQVQEFGQRAGSRLEGWLEDDDGWDGPDAPAREPPPARDVWDEWEEDDPRDRPDPRDRPDPWL
- the dnaN gene encoding DNA polymerase III subunit beta; amino-acid sequence: MKLVCSQIELNGSLQLVGRAVASRPTHPVLANVLLTADAGTGRLSLTGFDLSLGIQTSLPASVESSGAVTVPARLFSDIVARLPGDSPITLTASEDGESVELTSLTGSYQMRGMPADDFPDLPLVQSGVPIRLSAEALIGGLRSTLFASSGDEAKQLLTGVHLSLTERSMEAAATDGHRLAVQTIPDAVAEPATADEPFELTVPSRSLREVERLLSGQPPEDGVSLFSERGQVVFLWADRVVTSRSLDGSYPQYRQLIPASFNRRIFVDRKALQAALERVAVLADQHNNVVRLSSDPAAGVLRVGADAQDVGSGAESLAARIEGEPLEIAFNVRYLLEGLKALTDERVVLQCNTATTPAVLSAEADKPRFTYLVMPVQIRT
- the purL gene encoding phosphoribosylformylglycinamidine synthase subunit PurL, coding for MSQEPAFVLADALRQEGLSEADHAEIVRRLGRPPNRAELGMFGVMWSEHCCYRNSRPLLRGFPTEGPRILVGPGENAGVVDLGEGQRLAFKIESHNHPSAVEPFQGAATGVGGILRDIFTMGARPIALLNSLRFGALEDPRTVGLVEGVVAGIAHYGNCVGVPTVGGEVGFDPAYAGNPLVNAMALGLMETESIVRSGAVGIGNPVVYVGSTTGRDGMGGASFASAELSEASLDDRPAVQVGDPFLEKGLIEACLEAFASGDVLAAQDMGAAGLTCSCSEMAANGGVGIELDLDRVPARERGMSAYEFLLSESQERMLFVVAAGREEALMARFRRWGLQAAVVGRVLEEPIVRVLQGGSVAAEVPASALADDTPINSHTLLAEPPEEIRRHWLWSEDQLPPCSTHGLEVAASGDASTRSWDDLLLTLLDDPTVASKRWVWRQYDHQVQANTVIPPGGADAAVVRLRPQCGPGSSEPSRRGVAATVDCPNRWVALDPERGAMAAVAEAARNLSCCGAEPLAVTDNLNFPSPETPTGYWQLAMACRGLAEGCRCLETPVTGGNVSLYNETRQPDGSLLPIHPTPVVGMVGLVHDLERLVGLAWRTPGDRIWLLGVPLEAQEDDRVSLGGSSYLSAVHGRVTGRPPRPDLDLERSVQTLVRRAAAGGLLASAHDCSDGGLAVALAESCLGGGLGAGIDLASASGRIDRLLFAEGGARVLVSIPAAAEAAWQALLAAGDPDHAAPPACCIGSVSGERRLRLSLTGTALLDLDLDAMAERYEQALPRRMKA
- a CDS encoding alpha/beta hydrolase; protein product: MSESTVPTSRARRAVAAPLLAMLLGLSLSQALPSRAAERVAFVSGAFRRSIPVADLEHLAETGQARGLLADVLRFSNQDPETVSGLLNQGISLPLVLTSRLMNTRIGTAIIERVAQIVYPLNSPRSGVPAFRAAVILGLDNGEGRLTPVGWLKAYPTDDMEVNIPALMGVIRKASSIAELVRFFSESPLDGLRGGIESPDSSSGTDAGPGPDAASDPEGSAP
- the thrC gene encoding threonine synthase, with amino-acid sequence MSPLLRQWGRAAAPSPADWPGLIEAYRSWLPVSEATPVITLREGATPLIPAPAVAARIGRGVTVHLKYDGLNPTGSFKDRGMTMAISKAKEAGCEAVICASTGNTSAAAAAYARRGGLRAFVLIPDGYVAQGKLAQALVYGAEVLAIRGNFDRALSIVQEMAASYPVTLVNSVNPYRLQGQKTAAFEVVDALGRAPDWLCIPMGNAGNISAYWMGFQEYARAGRCSSLPRMMGFQASGSAPLVQGSTVEHPETIATAIRIGNPVNREKALAARAESGGAFLDVTDEEIIAAYKLLGGEEGVFCEPASAASVAGLLKRAEEVPSGATVVCVLTGNGLKDPDCAIANNDAAFHTDLEPTLPVVAGVMGF
- the purF gene encoding amidophosphoribosyltransferase, which produces MEEACGVFAVLAPGEAVANLTYFGLYSLQHRGQESAGIAVFQEDRVRLHKDMGLVSQVFDQDVLARMPGELAIGHNRYSTTGSSRLCNAQPVVLMTRLGPFALAHNGNLVNAAQLRRSVDGADVAFTSTTDSELIALALQQAVDGGLGWPEAIAAAARLCQGAFSLAIGTPDGLFALRDGHGIRPLVFGHLGERHLGQWIVSSETCGLDILGASCVDDVAPGELIHFRAGDPHPERHRWIEEPTKLCVFEMIYFARPDSRFFGESLYSYRNRIGQILAREASVEADIVIGVPDSGIPAAIGYSQESGIPFADGLIKNRYVGRTFIQPTQAMREAGIRVKLNPLPDVLHDQRVVVIDDSIVRGTTSRKLVRALRDAGAREVHMRISSPPVTHPCFYGIDTDTQDHLIAACQTLAEIQAHLAVDSLAYLSKEGMVEAAQTSSGHFCTACFDGAYPIPMDESVRASKLMLEPRGLAATV